A region from the Candidatus Obscuribacterales bacterium genome encodes:
- a CDS encoding L,D-transpeptidase family protein, translating into SSPVVTDDATVASSPSLIEAGQDAWRAMLQPPLAAPAQVSPSDEVVAMAARHLPKFLVVSLSDRQVRLQMGDEVLATYPVAIGKDGWETPAGEFYVTHMMENPAWRHPVTRELIDPGPDSPIGTRWIEFWREDKNAFGFHGTNEADLIGEAVSHGCLRMHNEDVEALYASVYPGMPVTVVP; encoded by the coding sequence GATCTAGCCCGGTTGTGACGGATGACGCCACGGTCGCCTCCTCCCCTTCTCTGATTGAGGCCGGTCAAGATGCTTGGCGCGCCATGCTGCAGCCTCCCCTCGCTGCTCCAGCCCAGGTGAGTCCGTCAGACGAGGTGGTTGCTATGGCGGCTCGTCATCTTCCTAAGTTTTTGGTTGTTAGCCTCAGCGATCGCCAGGTGCGCTTGCAGATGGGGGATGAGGTGCTAGCCACCTACCCGGTGGCCATTGGTAAAGATGGCTGGGAGACGCCCGCTGGTGAGTTTTACGTGACCCACATGATGGAAAATCCTGCATGGCGGCATCCGGTTACCAGAGAGTTGATTGATCCAGGCCCAGATAGCCCCATTGGCACCCGTTGGATCGAGTTTTGGCGCGAAGACAAAAATGCCTTTGGATTCCATGGCACCAATGAAGCTGACTTGATTGGTGAAGCCGTCTCCCACGGTTGCTTGCGGATGCACAATGAGGACGTGGAAGCTCTTTATGCCAGCGTGTATCCAGGAATGCCGGTGACGGTGGTTCCCTGA